A window of the Coprobacter fastidiosus genome harbors these coding sequences:
- a CDS encoding Crp/Fnr family transcriptional regulator: MCLLHRIFKERYQLSGDNVSLLFENMEQITFSKRDIIQKEGRLSFYLYFVERGIVRSFISRENKDVTIYIVAEGDTPLDSVGLTEILNSKFSIEAIEDVVLWRIHKKQLKSLCSNSVVFANFCRQLLETQMREIEVYWTEYYWMDKKEQYKLMLKRQPEIFQRISLKDIASYLNVTPQSLSRIRTLID, encoded by the coding sequence ATGTGTTTATTGCATAGAATATTTAAAGAAAGATATCAATTGTCTGGAGATAATGTTTCTCTTCTTTTTGAGAATATGGAGCAAATTACATTTTCTAAAAGAGATATTATACAGAAAGAGGGACGGCTGAGCTTCTATCTTTATTTTGTGGAAAGAGGTATTGTGCGCAGTTTTATATCAAGAGAAAACAAAGATGTGACGATATATATAGTTGCGGAAGGAGATACTCCTCTGGATTCGGTGGGACTGACTGAAATTTTGAACTCCAAATTCTCGATAGAGGCTATTGAAGATGTTGTTCTTTGGAGAATACATAAAAAACAATTAAAAAGTTTGTGTAGCAATTCTGTAGTTTTTGCTAATTTTTGTAGGCAATTATTGGAGACTCAGATGAGGGAAATCGAAGTTTATTGGACTGAATATTACTGGATGGACAAGAAGGAACAGTATAAGCTTATGCTGAAACGGCAACCTGAAATTTTTCAACGGATTTCACTGAAAGATATAGCTTCTTATTTAAATGTTACTCCACAATCGTTGAGTAGAATTAGAACCTTGATCGATTAA
- a CDS encoding bactofilin family protein, translating into MAKENQPTGMAHSALTVETTVTGNISASTDIRIDGILQGNLDCQGKVIIGEQGRVQGDIKAVNAEIMGTVCGNIVVADTLVLKSSSFLEGNITVTTLVIEPNAHLNGQCSMRTFQQ; encoded by the coding sequence ATGGCAAAGGAAAACCAACCTACCGGGATGGCGCATAGCGCACTGACTGTAGAGACGACCGTTACCGGAAACATTTCGGCCTCTACGGATATTCGTATAGACGGAATTCTTCAAGGAAATCTTGATTGTCAGGGAAAAGTCATTATCGGAGAGCAAGGACGTGTACAGGGAGACATAAAAGCTGTCAATGCCGAGATTATGGGAACTGTATGCGGTAATATAGTTGTAGCAGATACTTTGGTTTTAAAGTCAAGTTCTTTTCTGGAAGGGAATATTACGGTTACGACCTTAGTAATAGAGCCTAATGCACATTTAAACGGGCAATGTTCGATGCGGACTTTCCAGCAATAG
- a CDS encoding aminopeptidase C: protein MIKNLISISLCLLFISYSWAQEPKNDKEKAKTDGYEFTDTKIAKYTPVKDQSRSGTCWSFSGLAFLESEMLRQGKPEVDLSEMFIVRMTYLEKAEKYVRMHGTGNFSAGGATHDVMNIIKKYGIVPEEAYSGLNYGSTKHNHGELDAVLSAYIKTIVDRKSQITPAWKEGFNGILDAYLGKFPEKFTYQGKEYTPKSFAESLGLNIDDYVSVTSFTHHPFYETFAIEVPDNWAWGESYNVPLNDFDRILNNAIDNGYTIFWAADVSEKGFNYNKGYAVIPEEKKIESEAGTEKARWTTLSPEERKAAKQKGPGKEQEITQELRQAAYDKFETTDDHGMQIVGKAIDQNGTTYYKVKNSWGDGGVYKGFFYASEPYVLYKTMNMVVNKKAIPKDIAKKLNLK, encoded by the coding sequence ATGATAAAAAATTTAATATCGATTTCCCTTTGTCTGCTATTTATATCTTATAGCTGGGCACAAGAACCGAAAAACGACAAAGAAAAAGCAAAAACCGACGGGTACGAATTCACCGATACTAAGATTGCCAAATACACGCCTGTAAAAGATCAGAGCCGCTCAGGTACATGCTGGAGTTTTTCCGGTTTGGCATTTTTAGAAAGCGAAATGTTGCGACAAGGTAAGCCTGAAGTCGATCTTTCAGAAATGTTTATAGTCAGAATGACATATTTAGAAAAAGCCGAAAAATATGTACGTATGCACGGAACCGGAAACTTCAGTGCAGGAGGAGCGACTCATGATGTCATGAATATTATCAAAAAGTACGGAATAGTTCCTGAAGAAGCATACTCGGGACTTAATTACGGTTCGACAAAACACAACCACGGAGAATTGGATGCCGTACTTTCTGCATATATTAAGACTATCGTTGATCGCAAATCACAAATTACGCCAGCATGGAAAGAAGGATTTAACGGAATTCTTGATGCTTATCTGGGTAAATTCCCAGAAAAGTTCACTTATCAAGGGAAAGAATACACACCCAAATCTTTTGCAGAATCTCTCGGTCTGAATATAGACGATTACGTATCAGTCACCTCTTTCACTCATCATCCGTTCTACGAGACATTTGCAATAGAAGTTCCTGACAACTGGGCATGGGGAGAATCGTACAATGTCCCGTTAAATGACTTTGACCGCATTTTAAATAACGCCATAGATAATGGATATACTATTTTCTGGGCAGCCGATGTCAGTGAAAAAGGATTCAACTACAACAAAGGTTATGCTGTAATTCCTGAAGAAAAGAAGATCGAAAGTGAAGCCGGAACAGAAAAAGCCCGCTGGACAACACTATCTCCAGAGGAAAGAAAAGCAGCAAAACAGAAAGGTCCGGGAAAAGAGCAAGAAATTACTCAAGAGCTCCGTCAAGCTGCATACGACAAGTTTGAAACGACCGATGACCACGGCATGCAAATTGTAGGAAAAGCCATCGATCAAAACGGAACGACTTATTATAAAGTAAAAAACTCATGGGGCGATGGCGGTGTATATAAAGGATTTTTTTACGCATCAGAGCCGTATGTTCTTTATAAAACTATGAATATGGTAGTTAACAAAAAAGCCATACCCAAAGACATCGCTAAAAAACTAAATTTAAAATAA
- a CDS encoding NADH:ubiquinone reductase (Na(+)-transporting) subunit D → MLSKKNKEILLGPLSKNNPVIVQILGICSALAVTAKLEPAFVMAISVTAVVAFANVIISLLRNTIPNSIRIIVQLVVVAALVIIVDQVLKAYAYDVSKQLSVFVGLIITNCILMGRLEAFALGHGPWESFLDGIGNGIGYGLILVIVAFFRELLGSGTLWGYQVVPDIFYKWGYENNGLMILPPMALITVACIIWIHRSRNKDLQEK, encoded by the coding sequence ATGTTATCCAAGAAAAATAAAGAAATCCTTTTAGGTCCGCTCTCCAAAAATAACCCGGTCATAGTACAGATATTGGGTATCTGTTCGGCTTTGGCTGTAACGGCAAAATTGGAGCCGGCTTTTGTTATGGCAATTTCTGTAACGGCTGTTGTCGCTTTTGCTAATGTGATAATCTCGTTGTTACGCAATACGATTCCTAACAGCATTCGTATTATTGTTCAATTGGTTGTTGTCGCTGCGTTGGTGATCATTGTCGATCAGGTGTTGAAAGCTTATGCTTATGATGTAAGCAAGCAGCTTTCGGTGTTTGTAGGATTAATTATAACCAACTGTATATTGATGGGACGTCTTGAGGCATTTGCGTTGGGGCATGGCCCGTGGGAATCTTTTCTTGACGGAATAGGCAATGGTATCGGTTACGGACTGATCCTTGTTATTGTGGCTTTTTTTCGTGAGTTGTTAGGTTCTGGAACTCTCTGGGGCTATCAAGTCGTTCCTGACATATTTTATAAATGGGGTTATGAAAATAACGGGTTGATGATATTACCTCCGATGGCATTGATTACGGTAGCATGTATTATTTGGATACATCGTTCCCGAAATAAAGATTTGCAGGAGAAGTAA
- a CDS encoding Na(+)-translocating NADH-quinone reductase subunit A: protein MANVIKLKKGLDIPLEGKPVKEVVDAPRSEYYALIPDDFHGVIPKVIVKAGDHVDAGTPLMYDKNRPEVKFVSPVSGEVVAVNRGERRKVLDITIKSDNEQTYVDFGKVDLTKLSGEQVKEFVLNAGLFPFIKQRPYDIIANPEVSPRDIFVSAWDSAPLAPDFAFVSKGEEKNFQAGLDALKKMTAGKVYVGMSVQNTVDISGVETVLFEGPHPAGNVGVQIQHIAPINKGEVVWTLSAFDVLLIGRFFNTGKVDFSRIVAVTGSEIVKPIYVRTVAGARLDSILGNNVKKSNYNQRFISGNVLTGVKVDPMGYLRMPHSQLTVIPEGDDCNEFFGWATPGLDKYSVSHSYFTWLLGRKKEYALDARLHGGERAIIMSGEYDKVFPMDILPEFLIKAVIAFDIDKMENLGIYEVAPEDFALCEFVDTSKLEIQKIIRNGLDQLMKEMN, encoded by the coding sequence ATGGCGAATGTGATAAAGTTAAAAAAAGGCTTGGATATACCTTTGGAAGGAAAGCCGGTCAAAGAGGTCGTTGATGCTCCGAGAAGCGAGTATTATGCTCTTATTCCGGATGACTTTCACGGGGTAATTCCTAAGGTAATTGTGAAAGCCGGTGATCATGTAGATGCGGGAACACCGTTGATGTATGATAAAAATCGCCCGGAAGTGAAGTTTGTTTCTCCAGTAAGCGGAGAAGTCGTAGCAGTAAACCGGGGAGAACGACGTAAAGTGCTGGATATAACGATAAAGTCTGATAATGAACAGACTTATGTCGATTTTGGAAAAGTTGATTTGACGAAACTCTCGGGAGAACAAGTGAAAGAATTTGTTCTCAATGCCGGATTGTTTCCGTTCATTAAGCAGCGTCCTTATGATATAATCGCCAATCCGGAAGTATCTCCTCGTGATATTTTTGTTTCGGCTTGGGATTCTGCCCCTTTAGCCCCTGACTTTGCTTTTGTATCGAAGGGTGAAGAGAAAAATTTTCAAGCAGGATTGGACGCATTGAAGAAGATGACGGCAGGAAAGGTTTATGTAGGTATGTCAGTTCAAAATACGGTTGATATATCTGGGGTAGAAACTGTTCTCTTTGAAGGACCGCATCCTGCCGGGAATGTTGGAGTACAGATTCAGCATATTGCACCTATCAACAAAGGTGAAGTCGTTTGGACACTAAGTGCTTTTGACGTATTGTTGATAGGTCGGTTTTTTAATACCGGGAAAGTCGATTTTTCCCGAATCGTTGCCGTGACGGGATCGGAGATTGTTAAACCGATATATGTGCGTACTGTTGCCGGAGCTCGCTTAGACAGTATATTGGGAAATAACGTCAAAAAAAGTAATTATAATCAACGTTTTATAAGCGGGAATGTCCTTACGGGAGTAAAGGTCGATCCAATGGGGTATTTACGAATGCCTCATAGCCAGTTGACCGTTATACCTGAAGGCGATGATTGTAATGAATTTTTCGGATGGGCGACTCCCGGACTTGATAAATATAGTGTAAGCCACAGTTATTTTACATGGTTGTTGGGACGAAAAAAAGAGTATGCTTTGGATGCTCGTCTGCATGGTGGTGAACGGGCTATTATTATGTCGGGGGAGTATGATAAGGTGTTCCCGATGGATATTTTACCGGAGTTTCTGATTAAAGCGGTTATTGCTTTTGATATTGATAAAATGGAAAATCTTGGTATTTATGAGGTTGCTCCCGAAGATTTTGCATTATGTGAATTTGTTGACACATCGAAACTCGAAATTCAGAAAATTATCCGTAACGGACTCGATCAGTTAATGAAAGAGATGAATTAA
- a CDS encoding acyltransferase: MGSSKLSSETERIVFLDYLRVFAMFLVFGVHASESVYSDGTLNFLFKNETDRLSVSFMSSFSRYGVDLYVMASAFLLLPLKTDSKTFFRRRFTRVVIPFIFWLLMYAFLPCLWGACDVAQLKDYLVQLCVNTIPPANHLWFIYMLIGLYMLMPILSPWLKQVSRRGEECFLLVWLLTTVISFIHDRFGYMYGEMPGYPYGMFYYFSGFIGFLVLAHYIRNYVNWSMKKTLIISIPLFLAGYAMCVYSFYNRSFYVDCVEDLEHGWDNTGMATVMMAIGAFMLIKKITYSKGFLYKLVKDISLKSYGMYLVHMMFLPFIYAYLSSVLPTPWTIFLSVLITYVVSYLAVKIISFIPNSKYIIG; encoded by the coding sequence ATGGGTTCATCAAAACTTTCTTCGGAGACAGAAAGAATTGTCTTTCTCGATTATTTACGAGTATTTGCCATGTTTTTGGTATTTGGCGTTCATGCATCGGAAAGTGTTTATTCCGATGGTACGTTAAATTTTTTATTTAAAAATGAAACTGACAGACTCAGTGTTTCATTTATGAGTAGTTTTTCTCGTTATGGAGTAGATTTGTATGTAATGGCATCAGCATTCCTTTTATTACCGCTTAAAACAGACAGTAAAACGTTTTTTAGACGGCGTTTTACTCGGGTTGTCATCCCTTTTATTTTTTGGTTATTGATGTATGCGTTTTTGCCCTGTTTATGGGGTGCATGTGATGTTGCGCAATTGAAGGATTATCTCGTACAATTATGTGTAAACACGATTCCGCCAGCTAACCATTTGTGGTTTATATATATGCTTATCGGTCTTTACATGTTAATGCCAATCTTGTCTCCGTGGCTTAAACAGGTGAGCCGTAGAGGAGAAGAATGTTTTCTGTTAGTATGGTTATTAACGACGGTGATTTCTTTTATTCATGACCGTTTTGGCTATATGTATGGAGAGATGCCCGGATATCCTTACGGAATGTTCTATTACTTTTCCGGATTTATCGGATTTTTGGTATTAGCTCATTATATCCGTAATTATGTGAACTGGTCGATGAAAAAGACTCTGATTATTTCTATCCCGTTATTTTTAGCCGGTTATGCTATGTGTGTATATTCTTTTTATAACCGTTCGTTTTATGTCGATTGTGTCGAAGATTTGGAACATGGCTGGGATAATACCGGTATGGCAACAGTTATGATGGCTATCGGGGCATTTATGTTAATTAAAAAGATTACATATTCCAAAGGATTTCTTTATAAGTTGGTAAAAGATATTTCTCTTAAAAGTTACGGTATGTATTTGGTGCATATGATGTTTCTTCCGTTTATATATGCTTATTTAAGTTCTGTGTTACCAACTCCTTGGACGATATTTCTGTCGGTTTTAATTACTTATGTTGTAAGTTATTTAGCTGTAAAAATAATTTCATTTATTCCAAATAGTAAATATATTATTGGGTAA
- a CDS encoding DUF5103 domain-containing protein, whose amino-acid sequence MMRLCLLLLCFWMVVPVKGQKKIYRTEALDPLIQTLQVRVENAPLYPPIISLRGDDRIIVSFDQFVDDPQYLSYSVIHCNADWTRSGLSELEYLDGFNNRPVEYSEMSLSTYRNYIHYKIVLPNESMRFKVSGNYVVIVYPEDEPDKVLLHACFSISSDQVSVPCRILTKTDIDYNKAHQQIEFNVQYPHYDIRSPQTELKIYVSQNNRRDNEVLITHPLYVKSRELVYAHNKDLIFEAGNEYRRFEMVTTKYKGMRVAELRYYDPYFNVTLFPDFPRAGKNYLYDQTQNGRFTIRESDAVDSDLEADYFIVHFSLDYDKPLLDGNIYLEGEFTHDLFNDRSQMIYNPDTRRYEKTLFLKQGAYNYQYLYLPFGQMKATPSLIEGNYVDTKNEYLIKVYHRVQGERYDRLIGIGRCIL is encoded by the coding sequence ATGATGCGATTATGTCTGTTGTTATTATGTTTTTGGATGGTTGTTCCGGTTAAAGGACAAAAAAAGATATATAGAACCGAAGCTCTTGATCCGTTGATCCAGACTTTGCAAGTACGTGTAGAGAATGCTCCTTTATACCCTCCGATAATTTCTTTACGAGGTGATGACCGAATTATCGTTTCATTTGATCAGTTTGTCGATGATCCGCAATATTTGAGTTATAGTGTAATTCATTGTAATGCGGATTGGACTCGTTCGGGCTTATCTGAATTGGAATATTTAGATGGTTTTAACAACCGTCCGGTAGAATATTCAGAAATGTCTCTCAGTACATATAGAAACTATATTCATTATAAAATTGTACTGCCGAATGAATCGATGAGGTTCAAAGTTTCCGGGAATTATGTGGTAATCGTATATCCCGAAGATGAGCCAGATAAAGTACTGTTGCATGCTTGTTTTTCTATTTCTTCAGATCAAGTGTCGGTGCCTTGTCGCATCTTGACAAAAACAGATATCGATTATAATAAGGCTCATCAACAAATAGAGTTTAATGTACAATATCCTCATTATGATATTCGTAGTCCGCAAACTGAATTGAAGATTTATGTCTCGCAGAATAATCGTCGTGATAATGAAGTGCTTATAACACATCCGCTCTATGTCAAATCCAGAGAGTTGGTCTATGCTCATAATAAGGACCTTATTTTTGAAGCAGGAAATGAATACCGCCGTTTTGAGATGGTAACGACGAAGTATAAAGGAATGAGAGTAGCCGAACTGCGTTATTATGATCCGTATTTTAATGTGACGCTTTTTCCGGATTTCCCGAGGGCTGGAAAAAATTATCTCTATGACCAAACTCAAAATGGGCGGTTTACGATCCGCGAGAGCGATGCGGTTGATAGTGACCTTGAAGCAGATTATTTTATAGTTCACTTTTCTTTGGATTACGATAAACCGTTATTGGATGGCAATATTTATTTGGAGGGAGAGTTTACACATGACTTGTTTAATGATCGGAGTCAAATGATATATAATCCGGATACTCGCCGGTATGAAAAAACTCTGTTTTTAAAACAAGGAGCATATAATTATCAATACCTCTATTTACCTTTCGGACAGATGAAGGCGACTCCTTCTCTTATTGAAGGGAATTATGTGGATACTAAAAATGAATATTTGATTAAGGTTTATCATCGAGTACAAGGAGAACGGTATGACCGTTTGATCGGGATAGGACGTTGTATTCTTTAA
- the folB gene encoding dihydroneopterin aldolase, translated as MNTFVELRKIRFYAYHGVAEQERCVGNDYEIYVKVKYPFKDAMETDNLDATLNYAQLYEIICREMKIPSHLLEHVAGRIIRAIQTEFPLSEGGILSISKQKPPISGDIEGASVIVEW; from the coding sequence ATGAATACGTTTGTAGAGTTGAGAAAAATTCGTTTTTATGCTTATCATGGTGTTGCTGAACAAGAACGATGTGTAGGAAATGATTATGAAATATATGTTAAAGTAAAATATCCTTTCAAGGATGCTATGGAGACGGATAATTTGGACGCTACGCTTAACTATGCGCAGTTGTATGAAATTATTTGTCGGGAAATGAAGATTCCTTCTCATTTGTTAGAGCATGTTGCGGGGAGAATCATACGTGCGATACAAACAGAGTTTCCTCTTTCTGAGGGGGGAATATTGAGTATTTCGAAACAAAAACCCCCTATATCCGGAGATATAGAGGGTGCATCTGTTATTGTTGAATGGTAA
- the nqrC gene encoding NADH:ubiquinone reductase (Na(+)-transporting) subunit C, whose protein sequence is MNKQSNVYTIIYASVMVIVVAAVLAYTALLLKEPQTKNVEIDKMKQILSSVNIASDATNAQELYKKYIVNTYVINADGEKIDGVNAFDVNTANQVKKASSDRELPVFVCRLEDGSEKYVIPMNGAGLWGPIWGYVSVDKDGNTIYGAYFAHQGETPGLGAEIEKPMFSDQYKGKHLFIDGEFKSIAVEKKGQKPVDGAEYVDAISGGTITSKGVQDMMKNSLEPYQNFFKSLK, encoded by the coding sequence ATGAACAAGCAGAGTAATGTATATACAATAATATATGCTTCGGTGATGGTGATCGTTGTTGCCGCCGTATTAGCTTATACAGCTTTATTGCTGAAAGAACCGCAGACTAAAAATGTGGAAATTGATAAAATGAAACAGATCTTGAGTTCGGTGAATATTGCATCCGATGCGACAAATGCTCAGGAACTGTATAAAAAATATATAGTAAATACGTATGTCATCAATGCCGATGGAGAAAAAATCGATGGAGTAAATGCATTTGACGTAAATACGGCTAATCAGGTGAAAAAAGCCTCATCGGATAGAGAGTTGCCGGTTTTTGTCTGTAGATTGGAAGATGGTTCTGAAAAATATGTTATTCCGATGAATGGCGCTGGATTGTGGGGGCCTATCTGGGGATATGTTTCTGTCGATAAAGATGGAAATACCATTTATGGAGCTTATTTTGCACATCAGGGCGAAACTCCGGGATTAGGAGCTGAGATTGAGAAACCTATGTTTTCAGATCAGTATAAAGGTAAGCATTTATTTATTGACGGTGAATTTAAGTCGATTGCTGTAGAGAAAAAAGGACAGAAACCTGTCGATGGGGCTGAATATGTAGATGCTATCTCCGGGGGAACGATTACGAGTAAAGGTGTACAAGATATGATGAAAAATAGTCTTGAACCATATCAGAATTTTTTTAAGTCATTAAAATAA
- a CDS encoding DMT family transporter: protein MKGYLFLIIAIILETIGTSLLKASDQFTKLFPSLGAIIAYIGCFYILSLSLKTIPIGIAYGIWAGAGIVLVMLVGFCFFKQIPDFVAVLGTILIISGIVVINVFSKMGIH, encoded by the coding sequence ATGAAAGGTTATTTATTTTTAATTATTGCGATTATTTTAGAAACGATAGGAACATCTTTACTTAAAGCATCCGACCAATTTACAAAATTGTTTCCATCTCTCGGTGCGATAATAGCTTATATCGGGTGTTTTTATATTTTGAGTTTATCCCTTAAAACGATTCCGATAGGTATTGCTTATGGAATTTGGGCAGGGGCAGGTATCGTGTTGGTTATGCTTGTCGGTTTTTGTTTTTTTAAACAGATTCCGGATTTTGTGGCAGTATTGGGAACGATACTTATTATTTCCGGAATAGTAGTTATTAATGTTTTTTCAAAAATGGGGATTCATTAA
- a CDS encoding monomeric [FeFe] hydrogenase: MAFANNVLIVRRVLMAKLVELWKQDRLVEHIDRLPIELSPRNAKIMGRCCIHKERAVWKYKSFPLLGFDMNDEQDELIPLSYYAEKALKRGKNNKENILCVIDEACSACVQVNYEVTNLCRGCVARACYMNCSRKAISFGENGQARIDHSKCVSCGICKEACPYHAIVYIPVPCEEACPVKAISKDENGIEHIDESKCIYCGKCINACPFGSIFEISEVFDVLSKIKEGKQVIAIVAPSIMGQYSEKMETIFEAIREIGFHDVLEVADGAMETTRREAEELKEKLEEGQPFMTTSCCPSYIELVNKHIKDMKPYVSTTGSPMYYTARMAKEKYPESLVVFIGPCVAKRSEARRDEAVDYVMTFEEINAIFDGLSIDITPKNNESFHCSAPKEGKGFGMSGGVIGAVKAQNLIPDLKALQVSNLNKKNIGLLRAFSKGKAPVNFIEVMACEGGCVTGPSAHVDAATGSKLFKQAMEKFSVVKESEK, translated from the coding sequence ATGGCTTTTGCGAATAATGTACTCATTGTCCGCCGGGTATTAATGGCAAAACTTGTTGAATTATGGAAACAAGACCGTTTGGTAGAACACATTGATCGTTTACCTATCGAACTCAGTCCGCGTAATGCGAAAATTATGGGACGCTGTTGCATTCACAAAGAAAGAGCTGTCTGGAAATATAAATCTTTTCCGTTGCTGGGCTTTGATATGAATGACGAACAAGACGAACTGATTCCCCTCTCTTATTATGCAGAAAAAGCTTTAAAAAGAGGGAAAAACAATAAAGAAAATATTTTATGTGTCATTGATGAAGCTTGCTCTGCATGTGTTCAGGTAAATTACGAAGTAACCAATCTCTGCCGAGGATGTGTAGCAAGAGCTTGTTATATGAATTGTTCTCGAAAAGCAATCTCTTTCGGAGAAAATGGCCAAGCCCGAATCGATCACAGCAAATGCGTCAGTTGCGGAATTTGCAAAGAAGCCTGTCCTTATCATGCCATCGTATATATTCCAGTACCTTGTGAAGAAGCCTGTCCGGTAAAAGCCATTTCTAAAGACGAGAACGGCATCGAACATATCGATGAATCGAAATGTATCTATTGCGGCAAATGCATCAACGCTTGTCCTTTCGGATCTATTTTTGAAATATCTGAAGTATTCGATGTTCTCTCTAAAATAAAAGAAGGAAAACAAGTTATTGCAATCGTCGCGCCTTCTATCATGGGACAATATTCCGAAAAAATGGAAACCATATTCGAAGCGATACGTGAAATCGGTTTTCATGATGTTCTCGAAGTAGCCGACGGAGCGATGGAGACAACCCGAAGAGAAGCCGAAGAACTGAAAGAAAAACTGGAAGAAGGACAACCGTTTATGACAACATCATGCTGTCCATCTTACATAGAGCTGGTAAACAAACATATCAAAGATATGAAACCGTATGTATCAACTACCGGAAGTCCTATGTACTACACAGCACGAATGGCAAAAGAAAAATACCCCGAAAGTCTTGTCGTATTCATAGGCCCTTGCGTTGCTAAACGTTCAGAAGCCCGCAGGGACGAAGCTGTAGATTATGTAATGACGTTTGAAGAAATTAACGCCATATTCGACGGATTATCTATTGATATAACCCCCAAAAATAATGAATCTTTCCATTGTTCAGCACCTAAAGAAGGAAAAGGTTTTGGCATGTCGGGAGGAGTTATCGGAGCTGTAAAAGCGCAAAACCTAATCCCCGATCTGAAAGCTTTGCAAGTATCGAATCTTAATAAAAAGAACATCGGCCTACTTCGGGCATTCTCCAAAGGTAAAGCACCGGTTAACTTTATCGAAGTAATGGCTTGTGAGGGTGGATGTGTAACAGGTCCTTCAGCACATGTAGATGCCGCAACAGGAAGCAAATTGTTTAAACAAGCTATGGAAAAGTTTTCTGTCGTAAAAGAATCAGAAAAATAA
- a CDS encoding NADH:ubiquinone reductase (Na(+)-transporting) subunit B, translated as MKALRNYINRIKPNFEPGGKFSMFQSVFEGFETFLFVPNTTSKSGVHIHDSIDTKRTMTVVIIALLPALLFGMYNVGYQHYLAIGELAQTGFWMTFLFGFLAVLPKIIVSYVVGLGIEFAVAQMRGHEIQEGFLVSGILIPMIVPIDTPLWMIAVATAFAVIFAKEVFGGTGMNVFNVALITRAFLFFAYPSKMSGDSVFVRTSDTFGLGAGQVVEGFSGATPLGQVATYTAANGDLTLVNILGEKISTLDSFLGLIPGSIGETSTLAILIGAAILLFTGIANWRIMFSVFVGGLFMGYIANLFASPTYPGSFLSPLDQICLGGFAFAAVFMATDPVTGARTTLGKYIYGFLIGVIAIIIRVYNNGYPEGAMLAVLLMNVFAPLIDYFVVEANMKKRLKRAKTNA; from the coding sequence TTGAAAGCTTTAAGAAATTATATCAATAGAATTAAACCTAATTTTGAACCGGGCGGGAAGTTTTCGATGTTTCAATCTGTCTTTGAAGGGTTTGAAACATTCCTTTTTGTCCCGAATACAACGTCAAAATCAGGTGTGCATATTCATGACAGCATCGATACGAAACGTACCATGACTGTAGTGATTATTGCTTTACTTCCGGCTCTGTTATTCGGAATGTATAATGTCGGTTATCAACATTATTTGGCGATAGGAGAGTTAGCTCAGACCGGATTTTGGATGACTTTCCTTTTCGGATTTTTAGCCGTACTTCCTAAGATTATCGTTTCTTATGTCGTCGGATTAGGAATCGAATTTGCGGTAGCACAAATGCGAGGACATGAAATTCAGGAAGGTTTTTTGGTTTCGGGGATTCTTATTCCGATGATTGTTCCTATCGACACTCCATTATGGATGATTGCAGTCGCTACGGCTTTTGCAGTTATTTTTGCTAAGGAAGTGTTCGGCGGAACAGGAATGAATGTATTTAATGTTGCTTTGATTACCCGGGCATTCCTTTTCTTCGCTTATCCTTCCAAGATGTCAGGTGATTCTGTTTTTGTTCGTACTTCCGATACATTCGGTTTAGGAGCTGGTCAAGTTGTAGAGGGTTTTTCCGGAGCAACTCCGTTGGGGCAGGTTGCAACATATACGGCGGCCAATGGTGATCTTACGTTAGTGAATATTTTGGGAGAAAAAATTTCTACTTTAGATTCTTTTTTAGGCCTTATTCCCGGTTCTATCGGAGAGACTTCTACGTTGGCTATTTTGATCGGTGCGGCGATTCTTCTTTTTACAGGAATAGCCAATTGGCGGATCATGTTTTCTGTTTTTGTAGGAGGCTTGTTTATGGGATATATTGCGAATCTTTTTGCTTCACCGACATATCCCGGCTCATTCCTTTCTCCATTGGATCAGATTTGTCTCGGCGGATTTGCTTTTGCTGCTGTGTTTATGGCTACCGATCCGGTAACAGGAGCACGTACGACATTAGGAAAATATATATACGGTTTTTTGATCGGGGTTATTGCTATAATTATTCGTGTATATAATAACGGTTATCCAGAAGGAGCTATGTTGGCAGTATTGCTGATGAATGTTTTCGCTCCTTTGATTGATTATTTCGTTGTGGAAGCGAATATGAAAAAGAGATTGAAAAGAGCTAAAACTAACGCATAA